One window of Thermacetogenium phaeum DSM 12270 genomic DNA carries:
- a CDS encoding ADP-ribosylglycohydrolase family protein: MLLDRKRKEFFRGCLLGGAVGDALGWPVEFMRLAEIKKRYGERGIENLVLNADGKAEITDDTQLTLFTAEGLLRASTRRNLRGNCHLPTVVYHAYLRWLHTQGVKCKGGEEIVKNLDGWVSKIKALYARRAPGSTCLSALSNGRMGTIEKHINNSKGCGGVIRVAPVGLMFTKKDAFKIGCELAAITHGHPGGYLSAGLHACIISCLIEGMELEDAVSAAIQELAAYPGSEECLGLINKAVELAQDNDPSEDALKQLGEGWVGEEAIAIAVYCLLVYKNDFKKAVCLAVNHDGDSDSTGAITGNILGVCLGVEGIPPVWWEHVELRDEIIAVADDLQIGFEESERWLKKYPGW; the protein is encoded by the coding sequence ATGCTTTTGGATAGAAAACGCAAGGAATTTTTTAGAGGCTGTCTGTTGGGGGGAGCGGTGGGCGATGCCCTCGGCTGGCCGGTTGAATTTATGAGGCTGGCTGAGATCAAAAAGAGGTACGGCGAACGGGGAATCGAAAACCTTGTTTTAAACGCTGACGGAAAGGCCGAAATCACCGACGACACCCAGCTGACCCTTTTCACAGCCGAAGGCTTGCTGCGTGCTTCTACACGGCGTAATTTGAGGGGGAACTGCCACCTCCCAACAGTAGTTTACCACGCCTATCTCCGCTGGCTTCATACCCAGGGAGTGAAATGTAAAGGTGGAGAAGAGATCGTCAAAAATCTTGACGGCTGGGTGTCAAAAATAAAGGCGCTTTACGCCCGCCGCGCTCCGGGGAGTACCTGCCTGAGCGCCCTCTCAAATGGGAGAATGGGGACGATCGAGAAGCACATCAACAACAGCAAGGGCTGTGGCGGAGTGATCCGCGTCGCACCTGTGGGCCTGATGTTCACGAAAAAGGATGCTTTTAAAATTGGCTGCGAACTCGCCGCCATCACCCACGGGCATCCAGGCGGCTACCTGTCGGCAGGGTTGCACGCCTGCATCATCAGCTGCCTGATTGAGGGTATGGAGCTGGAAGATGCCGTGAGCGCAGCGATTCAGGAACTTGCAGCATATCCCGGAAGTGAGGAATGCCTGGGGCTAATCAATAAGGCGGTTGAGCTTGCACAAGACAACGATCCATCAGAAGATGCCCTGAAACAGCTAGGTGAAGGATGGGTAGGGGAAGAGGCCATTGCCATAGCCGTTTACTGCTTGCTTGTATACAAGAACGATTTCAAAAAGGCCGTTTGCCTTGCCGTAAACCACGATGGGGACAGCGACAGCACCGGAGCAATTACCGGCAACATCCTCGGCGTCTGTTTGGGGGTAGAAGGCATTCCCCCTGTGTGGTGGGAGCATGTTGAGCTGAGGGATGAGATTATCGCTGTGGCGGATGACCTGCAGATCGGCTTTGAAGAGAGCGAGAGATGGTTGAAAAAATACCCTGGATGGTAA
- a CDS encoding ImmA/IrrE family metallo-endopeptidase: protein MAVSLSPVFYARQLRHELKLTGAVDLSLVADRMNIKIFEEALDAEGYLIQKGKEARIIINNNIGYETRKCFTIAHELGHFYMPHHQESIFRCLARDIQSYCSDRKLEYEANEFAGEFLLPAQELEKRLLQPPNLDMIKEFSKIYGTSLTATAVKVVQLTCEKIAVVLSESGEIKWFRKSESFPYWINKGPLHEWTYAYDFFTAGKSLPETPQKVQAMAWCQGVSREELIFEESMAFPNLNIVMTLLYIPYEEEFDAFY from the coding sequence ATGGCAGTGTCATTATCTCCCGTTTTTTATGCCCGGCAACTGCGCCATGAACTGAAATTAACCGGTGCTGTGGATCTTAGTCTGGTGGCAGATCGGATGAATATCAAAATCTTCGAAGAAGCCCTTGATGCCGAGGGATACCTGATACAAAAGGGTAAAGAGGCCCGTATTATTATAAACAACAACATTGGCTATGAAACCAGGAAGTGCTTTACTATTGCACATGAACTCGGGCATTTTTATATGCCCCATCACCAGGAAAGCATATTCCGCTGCCTGGCTAGAGATATTCAATCCTATTGCAGTGATCGGAAATTGGAATATGAGGCGAACGAGTTTGCAGGAGAATTTTTGTTACCGGCTCAGGAACTGGAAAAGCGTTTATTGCAACCTCCAAATCTGGACATGATAAAAGAGTTCAGTAAGATTTATGGGACGTCTTTAACTGCAACAGCCGTCAAAGTTGTTCAATTAACGTGTGAAAAGATAGCGGTTGTTCTCTCCGAATCAGGTGAAATCAAATGGTTTCGCAAATCTGAATCCTTTCCCTACTGGATTAACAAAGGACCTCTTCACGAGTGGACCTATGCCTATGACTTTTTCACTGCGGGAAAAAGCCTTCCGGAAACACCGCAGAAGGTACAGGCTATGGCCTGGTGCCAGGGAGTTTCAAGAGAAGAATTGATTTTTGAGGAATCAATGGCATTTCCTAACCTGAATATAGTAATGACTTTGCTTTACATCCCGTATGAAGAGGAATTCGACGCTTTCTATTGA
- a CDS encoding IS1634 family transposase gives MLTAHDLNISTIHLDTTTKSVQGAYENDAFGDFLITYGHSKDHRSDLKQFKIGAAVQENGHPVMGQIFSGNKSDKVWNPEAVLKMSEFFNKKGYKDVVFVSDCAIVSTDSLNELSRKHIQFISRLPETFKLAQELKDLAWQADNWNDIGPLSDAKTAANYKTFAIQRELNGRKYDFVVVYSSVLDAKKEKTLKKRIAKQKEELQKLAKDLAKQKFACAPDAETALKKFQAKAEEMGFTTQGEIKVEEKRSYSGKGRPRKGEEPTISITYQCQCRIGEMKPDYYEQLRQKESTFVLIANVRDKKKWDDRRILQEYKNQSSIENKFRFLKSPVYLGPVYLEKPNRIQALGYVFILVLLISSYLEYRVRKSLKENKEYVLLPGKKKTDRPTTKTIMEYFSFIMIVIVNGQRLFPSNCNKQALNLVRWAGYDPEEVYLKPLPWYPGRKK, from the coding sequence ATGCTTACAGCCCATGACCTGAACATCTCAACAATACACTTGGACACCACCACCAAATCAGTTCAGGGAGCTTATGAAAATGATGCATTTGGAGACTTTCTGATCACTTACGGCCATAGTAAAGACCATCGTTCCGATCTAAAACAGTTCAAGATCGGCGCTGCAGTTCAAGAGAATGGCCACCCGGTGATGGGACAGATCTTTTCAGGCAATAAATCAGATAAAGTTTGGAACCCAGAGGCAGTACTCAAGATGTCTGAGTTTTTCAATAAAAAGGGGTATAAGGATGTCGTCTTTGTTTCCGATTGCGCTATCGTGTCAACAGATTCCTTAAATGAACTGTCCCGTAAACATATCCAGTTCATCTCCCGACTTCCGGAAACCTTTAAACTTGCCCAGGAACTCAAAGACCTGGCTTGGCAAGCCGATAACTGGAATGATATCGGCCCTTTAAGCGACGCTAAAACGGCTGCAAACTACAAAACCTTTGCTATACAGAGAGAGCTAAACGGCAGAAAGTATGATTTTGTAGTGGTTTATTCCTCAGTACTGGATGCAAAGAAAGAAAAAACACTGAAAAAACGCATCGCCAAACAAAAAGAAGAACTGCAAAAGCTGGCAAAAGATCTAGCAAAGCAAAAGTTTGCCTGTGCGCCTGATGCTGAAACTGCCCTCAAAAAGTTTCAAGCAAAAGCTGAAGAAATGGGCTTTACAACTCAGGGCGAAATAAAGGTTGAAGAAAAGCGTTCTTATTCCGGCAAAGGCCGACCCCGCAAAGGGGAAGAACCAACAATCTCTATCACTTACCAGTGTCAATGCCGGATCGGAGAAATGAAACCAGACTATTATGAGCAACTCCGCCAGAAAGAGTCTACCTTTGTTCTGATAGCCAATGTCAGGGATAAGAAAAAGTGGGATGATCGCAGGATTCTCCAGGAATACAAAAACCAATCTTCTATAGAAAACAAGTTTCGTTTCCTGAAAAGCCCCGTTTATCTTGGCCCTGTCTATCTGGAAAAACCCAACCGCATCCAGGCTCTCGGTTATGTTTTTATCCTGGTGCTTCTAATCTCTTCCTACCTGGAGTACCGGGTGCGCAAAAGCTTGAAGGAGAACAAGGAATATGTGCTGCTGCCGGGGAAAAAGAAAACTGACCGCCCTACAACAAAAACTATTATGGAATACTTCAGCTTCATCATGATCGTAATCGTTAACGGACAACGCCTTTTCCCCAGTAATTGCAATAAACAAGCTCTAAACCTGGTGAGATGGGCCGGTTATGACCCTGAGGAAGTTTATCTAAAGCCACTGCCCTGGTATCCAGGTCGTAAAAAATGA
- a CDS encoding SWIM zinc finger family protein: MTGSSPLSTAWTLGTDGFAWCSCRDFIVGGHRCKHMAVLALSLMREDALRAAEAQASELEQRRSRKRRAAG; this comes from the coding sequence ATGACGGGCAGTTCACCACTGAGTACTGCGTGGACACTCGGGACGGATGGCTTCGCCTGGTGCAGCTGCCGGGACTTCATCGTTGGCGGCCACAGGTGTAAGCACATGGCGGTGCTGGCTCTCTCGCTCATGCGGGAGGACGCTCTCAGGGCAGCGGAAGCGCAGGCCAGCGAGTTGGAGCAGCGGCGCAGCCGCAAGAGGCGTGCGGCGGGGTAA
- a CDS encoding DUF4277 domain-containing protein, translated as MENSNKTFEMPYITTVNPGAVPVITMLCRTAKIGEIVNQMVEWDEDRSKISPGLLIESLIVCIFCGRKPLWRVEEFWAKQDLKLLFDGVDVTVDQLNDDAYGRALDKLSEVKMEELEKSFAHWLCLQPMT; from the coding sequence GTGGAAAATAGCAATAAAACCTTTGAAATGCCCTATATCACAACAGTAAACCCAGGGGCTGTTCCGGTAATCACCATGCTCTGCCGTACAGCAAAGATCGGGGAGATAGTTAACCAGATGGTCGAATGGGATGAGGACAGATCCAAAATCTCACCTGGACTGCTCATCGAAAGCTTGATCGTCTGTATCTTCTGCGGCCGTAAACCCCTCTGGAGAGTGGAAGAATTCTGGGCAAAACAGGACCTCAAATTGCTCTTCGACGGTGTAGATGTCACCGTAGACCAGCTCAATGACGATGCCTATGGCCGTGCCTTGGATAAACTGTCCGAAGTAAAGATGGAAGAACTGGAAAAGTCTTTTGCTCATTGGTTATGCTTACAGCCCATGACCTGA